The following are encoded together in the Babylonia areolata isolate BAREFJ2019XMU chromosome 18, ASM4173473v1, whole genome shotgun sequence genome:
- the LOC143292025 gene encoding uncharacterized protein LOC143292025, with the protein MIFQSGRWTQKEEETKGQCVCAAQKKKMLMLESKRARCGEPQPSTPRLGCGRVFSTATGLQVVTTGSQPSPPLLLFGPNPTCCMPEWEAEMVSVFPRIHALERHVPGVFHERLGT; encoded by the coding sequence ATGATCTTCCAGTCAGGACGCTGGACACAAAAGGAGGAAGAGACTAAagggcagtgtgtgtgcgcggcccagaagaagaagatgctgatgCTCGAATCCAAAAGAGCAAGGTGTGGAGAGCCCCAGCCTTCAACACCAAGGCTTGGCTGCGGAAGAGTCTTCTCCACAGCAACAGGTCTGCAAGTGGTCACCACTGGATCTCAGCCATCACCTCCACTGCTACTCTTCGGCCCCAACCCTACATGTTGCATGCCAGAATGGGAGGCGGAGATGGTGTCTGTGTTCCCTAGGATCCACGCCTTGGAGCGTCATGTGCCCGGGGTCTTCCATGAGCGACTCGGGACCTGA